A genomic window from Ciona intestinalis chromosome 8, KH, whole genome shotgun sequence includes:
- the LOC100186160 gene encoding uncharacterized protein LOC100186160 isoform X1: protein MVTGSRSATTTSSKLRKTFDPGLGFQYSFNANRTFSRSGRRPVSSPARIKQSTPNKNDKYVSPEDAIAMAQSPTPTFIRETLGDSLIMLQRGYEKVNPTKFTNLTKIMSKRPTDVPLTSPRQELSSPRLVRQINKRVRSGNYRAVMVNAAQQTSAEGSRPTTKNAWGKRSIDVVLPRSSDSLPDEKSSWVSSKAKSSLGSYTMTEDRCVRCTEVPDIQIEGRSLTRMLTNKNTLMAREHCEILGAESCPDCLKTKNRKHHERHCVNSTPSLPTDVYKMALVHEKAPHLTMRQVRRKILEGEISDNVAPLMYWPPPEENVLAEFNRNVETDLGSNTNEQNISSLSLGSEPKKISRSKSRRLLSGFEAIQETTENENDVDVLAVVAKSNNEDDFNETDTDAPHNMIYKRHDAVQMQAIDIVSPTESKEIKNTSESLRKKPTSSSHKLQSSPVQHDGKVLNVDLATVLALQQERNEVSRRSDRPKRNHHSFAQLNMFTRHTVPSNDFFFDIADLSEKLRNAELSERSKRLREREKEALALAMLAAASPQNTDNVEDLKAETASTDSFDSVKRVTKFNMAYEPPVLFENKGRYLGAKAPKPGSIASTVKTE, encoded by the exons ATGGTAACTGGCAGCAGATCTGCGACGACTACTTCTTCAAAGTTGCGAAAGACCTTTGATCCAGGTTTGGGTTTTCAGTACAGTTTTAATGCCAACCGAACATTCAGTCGAAGTGGACGAAGACCTGTTTCGTCACCAGCTAGAATTAAACAGTCGACACCCAACAAAAATG ACAAATACGTTTCGCCTGAAGATGCCATAGCAATGGCGCAGTCTCCTACCCCAACTTTCATCCGAGAGACTTTAGGAGATTCTCTCATCATGTTGCAAAGAGGATACGAGAAAGTTAATCCTACCAAGTTCACCAATTTGACCAAAATCATGTCCAAACGACCAACTGATGTTCCATTGACTTCCCCACGACAGGAGCTTTCATCCCCGAGGCTTGTGCggcaaataaataaacgtgTAAGAAGCGGAAACTATAG GGCCGTCATGGTTAACGCAGCACAGCAAACTTCAGCAGAAGGTTCAAGACCGACGACGAAGAACGCTTGGGGAAAGAGATCGATCGATGTTGTTTTACCACGGTCTTCAGATTCTTTGCCGGATGAG aaatcaAGTTGGGTTTCATCCAAAGCCAAATCCTCTCTCGGTTCTTACACCATGACCGAAGATCGGTGTGTCCGGTGCACGGAAGTGCCAGATATACAAATTGAAGGAAG GTCGTTAACTAGAATGCTCACAAATAAGAACACGTTAATGGCACGTGAGCACTGTGAGATATTAGGAGCTGAATCGTGTCCGgattgtttgaaaacaaagaatcGAAAGCACCATGAACGGCACTGCGT GAATTCAACGCCTTCATTACCTACTGATGTTTACAAAATGGCGCTGGTTCACGAGAAAGCTCCTCATCTCACTATGCGCCAAGTTCGTCGCAAAATTCTTGAGGGGGAAATTTCAGATAATGTGGCCCCACTTATGTATTGGCCACCGCCCGAGGAAAATGTGTTGGCAGAATTTAATAGAAAT GTGGAAACTGATCTAGGCTCAAATACGAATGAGCAAAATATTTCTTCCTTGTCGCTGGGAAGTGAGCCTAAGAAAATATCAAGATCAAAATCTCGTCGTCTTTTGAGCGGGTTCGAAGCAATCCAGGAAACAACTGAAAACGAAAACGACGTCGATGTGTTAGCTGTCGTTGCTAAATCCAACAATGAAGATGATTTTAACGAAACAGATACCGATGCTCCTCACAATATGATTTACAAAAGACACGATGCGGTTCAGATGCAAGCGATAGATATCGTTTCGCCGACCGAGTCGaaggaaattaaaaatacttcgGAAAGTTTGAGAAAGAAACCTACCAGTAGTTCCCATAAGTTGCAGTCTAGTCCAGTACAGCACGACGGCAAAGTGTTGAACGTCGACTTGGCTACTGTACTTGCATTGCAGCAGGAAAGAAATGAGGTTTCAAGACGTAGTGACAGACCAAAAAGAAACCATCATTCGTTTGCCCAGTTAAACATGTTTACTCGTCATACTGTACCGTCGAATGACTTCTTCTTTGACATAGCGGACCTTTCGGAGAAACTGCGAAACGCGGAGCTTTCGGAAAGAAGCAAACGTTTAAGAGAGCGAGAAAAAGAAGCACTTGCTCTTGCTATGTTGGCCGCTGCTAGTCCACAGAATACAGACAACGTTGAAGACCTCAAAGCGGAGACAGCGTCGACTGATTCATTTGACTCGGTAAAGCGAGTTACTAAGTTTAACATGGCATACGAGCCCCCggttttgtttgaaaacaaaggGAGATACCTTGGTGCTAAGGCACCAAAGCCTGGTTCAATTGCCAGCACTGTGAAAACCGAATAG
- the LOC100186210 gene encoding nucleoporin NDC1 codes for MAKNWLISQEFIWRNAAAAVWTWVVNSSWLLVALFVWTFTPSNHIYAVYDYFLLLFSFRVWVLIFCISCLSSLFVKLHMQGSKVTCKLPTTRFQSLVAMFSFKRIFLTMCHGVLCGVITAFLAGITESKFSTVYIQCKNTPDYVCLNESCYILILFGSVVGAANFVSRSNKHLYCLNFPIVQQARFISIKCNFHQMLVQSYKTCAKFLQYFLIFYYLIGYLTREFVADLFRAGPCDGHIVSTLNIMGVISLAWTLWVSGTILLLLHDVSWHLFNIYATKMFPFRMDSVFPEDKPKILTSNLTSDQPLLVQHLAFQYLSSIASSSSIKRKQIYIISHDTGSANQPKWNLILDECLARLKKLTTSIKDHKQIALRMEQNKVKTTKSSKSSSSSQSSSGQSPAPDSSQFMSVSAFNHRPKSCDTLDGVNMSCFDVSSLNTTNAGNPLNSPNLNGSMLTVPTPKLWTKQIRKRAALHSNVSSPVPIIQPYQEVPQVPYKTLNSQIQALLQRGASAIKKFPVVSFLFNEIPSHSMANLYSEHNIYRWSIRSLSSLSAYSLNEDDYGVVQRRLHEVINCLLDLVVTLDKHGKVLPICTSETTNLMLRQQQSIKNEAKSAVYRITDTFSTQLESIPVDAEFRRKLRSFVEHQE; via the exons ATGGCTAAGAACTGGTTGATTTCCCAg GAGTTTATTTGGAGAAATGCTGCAGCAGCTGTTTGGACTTGGGTAGTTAATTCATCTTGGCTTTTGGTTGCTTTATTTGTATGGACATTTACACCTTCAAATCATATTTATGCTGTGTATG aTTATTTTCTTCTCCTTTTTTCATTCCGTGTTTGGGTTTTGATCTTTTGCATATCATGTCTTAGTTCATTGTTTGTCAAGCTACACATGCAAGGCTCCAAAG TGACATGCAAATTGCCAACGACTCGTTTTCAATCTCTGGTTGCCATGTTTAGTTTCAAACGGATATTCCTAACCATGTGTCATGGGGTTCTATGTGGGGTTATCACAGCTTTCCTAGCGGGTATTACGGAAAGCAAATTTTCCACTGTTTATATTCAGTGCAAGAACACGCCTGATTATGT GTGTCTAAATGAATCATGTTACATATTGATACTATTTGGTTCTGTGGTTGGTGCAGCCAATTTTGTTTCAAGATCTAACAAGCATCTGTATTGTCTTAACTTCCCAATAGTGCAG caAGCCCGTTTTATTTCCATAAAATGCAACTTCCATCAAATGTTggtacaaagttacaaaacgtGTGCGAAGTTCTTACAGTATTTTCTAATCTTCTATTACTTGATTGGATATTTAACAAGAGAATTTGTTGCTGATCTCTTCAGAGCTGGACCATG TGATGGCCATATTGTAAGTACCTTGAACATTATGGGGGTTATATCACTTGCATGGACACTGTGGGTATCTGGTACAATATTGCTGCTTCTTCATGATGTATCTTGGCATCTATTCAATATTTATGCAACTAAG atGTTTCCATTTCGAATGGATTCTGTCTTCCCAGAAGACAAACCAAAGATACTGACATCAAATCTCACCTCGGACCAACCACTTCTTGTTCAG CACTTAGCGTTCCAGTACTTGAGTAGCATTGCAAGTTCTTCAAGCATTAAAAGGAAACAAATCTACATTATCTCCCATGACACCGGTAGTGCTAACCAACCAAAATGGAACCTTATTTTGGACGAATGCCTTGCACGACTGAAGAAATTAACCACAAGTATAAAAGACCACAAACAAATTGCTT TGAGAATGGaacaaaataaagtgaaaacgACAAAATCTTCTAAATCTTCATCATCCTCTCAATCCTCGTCCGGTCAATCACCTGCACCAG ATTCGTCTCAGTTTATGTCCGTTTCTGCATTCAACCATCGACCTAAGTCATGTGACACGTTAGACGGAGTGAACATGTCTTGCTTTGAC GTATCTTCACTGAATACTACAAACGCTGGCAACCCACTTAACTCACCCAATTTAAACGGGTCAATGCTGACTGTTCCAACACCAAAGCTATGGACAAAACAAATACgaaag AGAGCTGCATTGCATTCAAATGTTTCTAGTCCAGTGCCAATCATCCAACCTTATCAGGAG GTCCCACAAGTGCCATACAAAACACTGAACAGTCAAATCCAAGCATTATTACAACGTGGAGCTTCCGCCATTAAAAAGTTTCCAGTGGTATCTTTTTTGTTCAATGAG attcCCAGCCACAGCATGGCAAACTTATATTCGGAGCACAATATTTATCGTTGGTCAATTCGTAGTCTGTCTTCATTATCTGCATACTCACTTAATGAAGATGACTACGGTGTCGTGCAACGTCGTTTACATGAAGTTATTAACTGCTTGTTGGATTTAGTCGTT ACGCTTGATAAACACGGAAAAGTCCTTCCTATTTGTACTTCAGAGACAACAAACCTTATGTTGCGCCAACAGCAAAGCATCAAAAACGAAGCGAAAAGTGCAGTGTACAGAATAACGGACACTTTCTCTACACAGCTCGAGTCAATTCCAGTAGACGCGGAATTTCGACGTAAACTACGATCTTTTGTCGAGCATCAGGAATAA
- the LOC100186160 gene encoding uncharacterized protein LOC100186160 isoform X2 yields MVTGSRSATTTSSKLRKTFDPGLGFQYSFNANRTFSRSGRRPVSSPARIKQSTPNKNDKYVSPEDAIAMAQSPTPTFIRETLGDSLIMLQRGYEKVNPTKFTNLTKIMSKRPTDVPLTSPRQELSSPRLVRQINKRVRSGNYRAVMVNAAQQTSAEGSRPTTKNAWGKRSIDVVLPRSSDSLPDEKSSWVSSKAKSSLGSYTMTEDRCVRCTEVPDIQIEGRMLTNKNTLMAREHCEILGAESCPDCLKTKNRKHHERHCVNSTPSLPTDVYKMALVHEKAPHLTMRQVRRKILEGEISDNVAPLMYWPPPEENVLAEFNRNVETDLGSNTNEQNISSLSLGSEPKKISRSKSRRLLSGFEAIQETTENENDVDVLAVVAKSNNEDDFNETDTDAPHNMIYKRHDAVQMQAIDIVSPTESKEIKNTSESLRKKPTSSSHKLQSSPVQHDGKVLNVDLATVLALQQERNEVSRRSDRPKRNHHSFAQLNMFTRHTVPSNDFFFDIADLSEKLRNAELSERSKRLREREKEALALAMLAAASPQNTDNVEDLKAETASTDSFDSVKRVTKFNMAYEPPVLFENKGRYLGAKAPKPGSIASTVKTE; encoded by the exons ATGGTAACTGGCAGCAGATCTGCGACGACTACTTCTTCAAAGTTGCGAAAGACCTTTGATCCAGGTTTGGGTTTTCAGTACAGTTTTAATGCCAACCGAACATTCAGTCGAAGTGGACGAAGACCTGTTTCGTCACCAGCTAGAATTAAACAGTCGACACCCAACAAAAATG ACAAATACGTTTCGCCTGAAGATGCCATAGCAATGGCGCAGTCTCCTACCCCAACTTTCATCCGAGAGACTTTAGGAGATTCTCTCATCATGTTGCAAAGAGGATACGAGAAAGTTAATCCTACCAAGTTCACCAATTTGACCAAAATCATGTCCAAACGACCAACTGATGTTCCATTGACTTCCCCACGACAGGAGCTTTCATCCCCGAGGCTTGTGCggcaaataaataaacgtgTAAGAAGCGGAAACTATAG GGCCGTCATGGTTAACGCAGCACAGCAAACTTCAGCAGAAGGTTCAAGACCGACGACGAAGAACGCTTGGGGAAAGAGATCGATCGATGTTGTTTTACCACGGTCTTCAGATTCTTTGCCGGATGAG aaatcaAGTTGGGTTTCATCCAAAGCCAAATCCTCTCTCGGTTCTTACACCATGACCGAAGATCGGTGTGTCCGGTGCACGGAAGTGCCAGATATACAAATTGAAGGAAG AATGCTCACAAATAAGAACACGTTAATGGCACGTGAGCACTGTGAGATATTAGGAGCTGAATCGTGTCCGgattgtttgaaaacaaagaatcGAAAGCACCATGAACGGCACTGCGT GAATTCAACGCCTTCATTACCTACTGATGTTTACAAAATGGCGCTGGTTCACGAGAAAGCTCCTCATCTCACTATGCGCCAAGTTCGTCGCAAAATTCTTGAGGGGGAAATTTCAGATAATGTGGCCCCACTTATGTATTGGCCACCGCCCGAGGAAAATGTGTTGGCAGAATTTAATAGAAAT GTGGAAACTGATCTAGGCTCAAATACGAATGAGCAAAATATTTCTTCCTTGTCGCTGGGAAGTGAGCCTAAGAAAATATCAAGATCAAAATCTCGTCGTCTTTTGAGCGGGTTCGAAGCAATCCAGGAAACAACTGAAAACGAAAACGACGTCGATGTGTTAGCTGTCGTTGCTAAATCCAACAATGAAGATGATTTTAACGAAACAGATACCGATGCTCCTCACAATATGATTTACAAAAGACACGATGCGGTTCAGATGCAAGCGATAGATATCGTTTCGCCGACCGAGTCGaaggaaattaaaaatacttcgGAAAGTTTGAGAAAGAAACCTACCAGTAGTTCCCATAAGTTGCAGTCTAGTCCAGTACAGCACGACGGCAAAGTGTTGAACGTCGACTTGGCTACTGTACTTGCATTGCAGCAGGAAAGAAATGAGGTTTCAAGACGTAGTGACAGACCAAAAAGAAACCATCATTCGTTTGCCCAGTTAAACATGTTTACTCGTCATACTGTACCGTCGAATGACTTCTTCTTTGACATAGCGGACCTTTCGGAGAAACTGCGAAACGCGGAGCTTTCGGAAAGAAGCAAACGTTTAAGAGAGCGAGAAAAAGAAGCACTTGCTCTTGCTATGTTGGCCGCTGCTAGTCCACAGAATACAGACAACGTTGAAGACCTCAAAGCGGAGACAGCGTCGACTGATTCATTTGACTCGGTAAAGCGAGTTACTAAGTTTAACATGGCATACGAGCCCCCggttttgtttgaaaacaaaggGAGATACCTTGGTGCTAAGGCACCAAAGCCTGGTTCAATTGCCAGCACTGTGAAAACCGAATAG
- the LOC100186160 gene encoding uncharacterized protein LOC100186160 isoform X3, with protein sequence MVTGSRSATTTSSKLRKTFDPGLGFQYSFNANRTFSRSGRRPVSSPARIKQSTPNKNDKYVSPEDAIAMAQSPTPTFIRETLGDSLIMLQRGYEKVNPTKFTNLTKIMSKRPTDVPLTSPRQELSSPRLVRQINKRVRSGNYRAVMVNAAQQTSAEGSRPTTKNAWGKRSIDVVLPRSSDSLPDEKSSWVSSKAKSSLGSYTMTEDRCVRCTEVPDIQIEGRNSTPSLPTDVYKMALVHEKAPHLTMRQVRRKILEGEISDNVAPLMYWPPPEENVLAEFNRNVETDLGSNTNEQNISSLSLGSEPKKISRSKSRRLLSGFEAIQETTENENDVDVLAVVAKSNNEDDFNETDTDAPHNMIYKRHDAVQMQAIDIVSPTESKEIKNTSESLRKKPTSSSHKLQSSPVQHDGKVLNVDLATVLALQQERNEVSRRSDRPKRNHHSFAQLNMFTRHTVPSNDFFFDIADLSEKLRNAELSERSKRLREREKEALALAMLAAASPQNTDNVEDLKAETASTDSFDSVKRVTKFNMAYEPPVLFENKGRYLGAKAPKPGSIASTVKTE encoded by the exons ATGGTAACTGGCAGCAGATCTGCGACGACTACTTCTTCAAAGTTGCGAAAGACCTTTGATCCAGGTTTGGGTTTTCAGTACAGTTTTAATGCCAACCGAACATTCAGTCGAAGTGGACGAAGACCTGTTTCGTCACCAGCTAGAATTAAACAGTCGACACCCAACAAAAATG ACAAATACGTTTCGCCTGAAGATGCCATAGCAATGGCGCAGTCTCCTACCCCAACTTTCATCCGAGAGACTTTAGGAGATTCTCTCATCATGTTGCAAAGAGGATACGAGAAAGTTAATCCTACCAAGTTCACCAATTTGACCAAAATCATGTCCAAACGACCAACTGATGTTCCATTGACTTCCCCACGACAGGAGCTTTCATCCCCGAGGCTTGTGCggcaaataaataaacgtgTAAGAAGCGGAAACTATAG GGCCGTCATGGTTAACGCAGCACAGCAAACTTCAGCAGAAGGTTCAAGACCGACGACGAAGAACGCTTGGGGAAAGAGATCGATCGATGTTGTTTTACCACGGTCTTCAGATTCTTTGCCGGATGAG aaatcaAGTTGGGTTTCATCCAAAGCCAAATCCTCTCTCGGTTCTTACACCATGACCGAAGATCGGTGTGTCCGGTGCACGGAAGTGCCAGATATACAAATTGAAGGAAG GAATTCAACGCCTTCATTACCTACTGATGTTTACAAAATGGCGCTGGTTCACGAGAAAGCTCCTCATCTCACTATGCGCCAAGTTCGTCGCAAAATTCTTGAGGGGGAAATTTCAGATAATGTGGCCCCACTTATGTATTGGCCACCGCCCGAGGAAAATGTGTTGGCAGAATTTAATAGAAAT GTGGAAACTGATCTAGGCTCAAATACGAATGAGCAAAATATTTCTTCCTTGTCGCTGGGAAGTGAGCCTAAGAAAATATCAAGATCAAAATCTCGTCGTCTTTTGAGCGGGTTCGAAGCAATCCAGGAAACAACTGAAAACGAAAACGACGTCGATGTGTTAGCTGTCGTTGCTAAATCCAACAATGAAGATGATTTTAACGAAACAGATACCGATGCTCCTCACAATATGATTTACAAAAGACACGATGCGGTTCAGATGCAAGCGATAGATATCGTTTCGCCGACCGAGTCGaaggaaattaaaaatacttcgGAAAGTTTGAGAAAGAAACCTACCAGTAGTTCCCATAAGTTGCAGTCTAGTCCAGTACAGCACGACGGCAAAGTGTTGAACGTCGACTTGGCTACTGTACTTGCATTGCAGCAGGAAAGAAATGAGGTTTCAAGACGTAGTGACAGACCAAAAAGAAACCATCATTCGTTTGCCCAGTTAAACATGTTTACTCGTCATACTGTACCGTCGAATGACTTCTTCTTTGACATAGCGGACCTTTCGGAGAAACTGCGAAACGCGGAGCTTTCGGAAAGAAGCAAACGTTTAAGAGAGCGAGAAAAAGAAGCACTTGCTCTTGCTATGTTGGCCGCTGCTAGTCCACAGAATACAGACAACGTTGAAGACCTCAAAGCGGAGACAGCGTCGACTGATTCATTTGACTCGGTAAAGCGAGTTACTAAGTTTAACATGGCATACGAGCCCCCggttttgtttgaaaacaaaggGAGATACCTTGGTGCTAAGGCACCAAAGCCTGGTTCAATTGCCAGCACTGTGAAAACCGAATAG
- the LOC108949702 gene encoding adhesion G protein-coupled receptor L2-like, which produces MNWFTWTLLLFQTTLFSFAHPYLSTNESCNYARGCGIDITQTQCEQRNCCYRPSIIRRHNCFQRQLPSEENLPVTGNHNGPSTTQQANILNGEMEPPDAFHLPPQMEEYINMFTHTGDTQLTPAQALHIANTFEKFLMQQAARGVGMNWDYNRNEIFHALVKTDHATFLEEVVFDSGTTIKLNHSHEELAQRNITAIIIVEYLTMGRRILKGKSLYNTTVKKTVGVNGLECPLEVDIIDNSTLLSVTAYDSNWNKVPVFVHFTFTKLNTTTNNSKHEENEGPSCQYIDETTNQWSPYGCKVVGKGQGSVHCFCNHTTKFSVLFVVRPLPFEMPPHHASNILVLEFVMEGLSFTCLTITMLSLFLVLRRRSKSSTSTAARERTIVHINFIAALAALHLVRLISEASLGNNGMCNMTVVLSHYFVLASGIWMLIEGLVLYLNLVVKSMKFNRLGWYKFAAGWGIPFVIVFISAVVGFTHGIYVQRAEKQMQCPPLNGEVTIDQTEITFKYCWLGTKHNMIWSATGPLIAIFIINFFILSHTVALILKLSLKSKAMKPSSSKSNHGQHLWHTTKGILVLFPILGVPWLIGFLVNIREYHVNIVFQYIHVSLNGLQGVFIFIFYCAVNKEVREILYRVMSNKWDQHKLSASRSANNSLSARDRWKKSIQSIMNANNSTNSLQKQTKHNLSQYSVNTAQRASSGSNSAASTIYRTKQKYSTGSFDRSRMNSFGKPGLSCSLPRGMGYQTMPQVTRTPSTRSLHSENNSIPRICNQCGSLKTHSKLSRLDSGCSNCKRHNLSAKSSTDIHADAAMDTVCTELPVVNQRWHRMTAEEFKRFSSIPEEKRRSGVNSFYQDNETNPLPWEKKAKTIERTNVSQRFGSSNTYIVPIDVHAALESDNEEERSIGSVAEEERSTRRSSVAEEERSTRKSSIAEERSTKRSSVAEERGPEEPLQTNYFSMVRHKDAGNTVKMVDVDIDDDDDYAELPEPEQT; this is translated from the exons ATGAACTGGTTCACTTGGACTTTacttctgtttcaaacaaccCTATTCTCGTTTGCACACCCTTACTTAAGCACAAATG AATCCTGCAACTATGCAAGAGGATGTGGTATTGATATTACACAAACTCAATGTGAGCAGCGGAATTGTTGCTACAGACCATCAATCATTAGACGTCATAACTGCTTTCAAAGACAATTGCCAAGTGAAGAAAATTTAccag TGACTGGTAACCACAATGGCCCATCAACAACACAACAAGCAAACATATTAAATGGTGAAATGGAACCACCAGATGCCTTCCATTTACCACCACAAATGGaggaatatataaacatgttcaCACACACTGGAGACACTCAACTTACACCGGCCCAAGCCCTACATATTGCAAACACA TTTGAAAAGTTCCTAATGCAGCAAGCAGCACGAGGTGTGGGGATGAACTGGGATTACAACAGAAATGAAATCTTTCATGCATTAGTTAAAACAGACCACGCCACTTTTCTTGAAGAAGTTGTATTTGATAGCGGAACTactataaaattaaaccattCACACGAGGAATTGGCTCAAAGAAATATTACAGCGATTATAATAGTGGAGTATTTGACTATGGGCAGAAGAATATTGAAGGGAAAATCATTGTATAACACAACTGTAAAAAA AACAGTTGGGGTGAATGGATTGGAATGTCCTTTGGAAGTCGATATCATAGATAACTCAACCCTTTTATCAGTGACTGCATACGATAGCAATTGGAATAAAGTACCCGTGTTCGTTCACTTCACATTCACTAAACTAAACACCACAACTAACAATTCAAAACATGAAGAGAATGAGGG ACCTTCATGTCAATATATTGATGAAACCACCAACCAGTGGTCACCATATGGATGTAAAGTTGTGGGTAAAGGCCAAGGTTCCGTTCATTGTTTCTGCAACCACACAACCAAGTTCTCTGTGCTTTTTGTCGTGCGCCCCTTGCCCTTTGAAATGCCACCACACCACGCCAGTAATATTCTG gtacTGGAATTCGTAATGGAAGGTTTATCCTTCACATGCCTCACAATCACAATGCTCAGTTTGTTCCTCGTTCTTCGAAGACGATCCAAATCATCAACAAGCACAGCAGCAAGAGAGCGCACCATCGTGCATATTAACTTTATTGCAGCCCTGGCAGCTTTACACTTGGTTAGATTGATCAGTGAGGCTTCTCTTGGCAATAATGGAATGTGCAATATGACAGTGGTCCTGAG TCATTACTTTGTGCTTGCAAGTGGCATTTGGATGCTGATCGAGGGACTTGTCCTGTATTTGAACCTTGTTGTTAAAAGCATGAAGTTCAACAGACTTGGTTGGTACAAGTTTGCTGCTGGATGGGGAATTCCatttgtgattgtttttatatcagCCG TTGTTGGATTCACACATGGAATTTACGTCCAACGAGCAGAAAAACAAATGCAGTGTCCTCCACTGAATGGTGAGGTGACTATAGATCAGACAGAG ATCACTTTCAAGTACTGTTGGCTTGGAACAAAGCATAACATGATATGGTCAGCCACTGGACCCCTGATCGCTATTTTTATCATTAACTTCTTTATTCTTTCACACACTGTCGCATTGATTTTAAAGCTGAGCTTAAAATCTAAGGCAATGAAGCCTTCAAGTTCCAAGAGTAACCATGGACAACATTTGTG GCACACAACAAAAGGGATCCTGGTTCTTTTCCCAATACTTGGTGTTCCATGGTTGATTGGATTCCTGGTTAATATTCGGGAGTATCACGTTAACATTGTGTTCCAGTACATCCATGTATCACTGAATGGGTTGCAAGGAGTGTTTATCTTCATATTTTACTGTGCAGTGAATAAAGAG GTGAGAGAGATATTGTACAGAGTAATGAGCAATAAATGGGATCAACACAAGTTGTCTGCATCGCGGTCAGCAAACAACTCATTATCAGCAAGAGATAGATGGAAGAAAAGTATCCAAAGTATCATGAATGCTAACAACAGCACAAACTCACTGCAGAAGCAGACAAAACA taatctGAGTCAGTATTCGGTCAATACTGCACAAAGAGCAAGTTCTGGTTCAAACTCAGCAGCAAGCACAATCTACAGAACAAAACa AAAATATTCCACTGGTTCATTCGACAGATCTCGAATGAATAGTTTCGGAAAACCAGGATTAAGTTGCAGTCTGCCTCGTGGTATGGGTTACCAGACCATGCCACAAGTTACAAGGACTCCAAGCACAAGGTCATTGCACTCAGAGAACAACAGCATTCCAAGGATATGTAACCAATGCGGGAGTCTTAAAACGCATTCTAAACTGAGTAGACTTGATTCAGGCTGCAGTAACTGCAAGAGGCATAATCTTTCAGCCAAGTCTTCAACAGACATACATGCTGATGCTGCAATGGACACAGTATGCACGGAGCTGCCTGTGGTGAACCAGAGGTGGCATCGAATGACAGCAGAAGAGTTTAAAAGATTTTCGTCCATCCCAGAAGAAAAGAGAAGAAGTGGTGTGAATTCATTTTACCAGGACAATGAGACTAATCCACTGCCATGGGAGAAAAAGGCAAAGACAATTGAACGAACCAATGTCTCACAACGGTTCGGTAGTTCAAATACTTACATTGTACCAATAGATGTGCATGCTGCATTAGAGTCTGATAACGAAGAGGAGAGAAGCATAGGTTCTGTGGCCGAAGAGGAGAGAAGCACAAGAAGAAGTTCTGTGGCAGAGGAGGAGAGAAGCACAAGAAAAAGTTCTATAGCAGAGGAGAGAAGCACAAAAAGAAGTTCTGTGGCAGAAGAGAGAGGACCAGAGGAACCATTACAAACTAATTATTTCAGCATGGTTAGACATAAGGatgctggcaacactgttaagATGGTAGATGTTGATatagatgatgatgatgattaTGCTGAACTGCCTGAACCAGAACAAACTTAG